The DNA window CGCCCGCCTTGAGGTGAAGCCAGCCGCCGCCGACAATATCGCGCAGCACGCCATGTTCGGCGGCGATCTCGCGTGAGGTCATGAATTCGACAGTGGCACCGAGCGCATCGCCAATGGCAAGCCCCACGAAGGCGGCAAGCGCCCGATCGGCAACCCCAGGGTCGGTCATGCCAACCTCCAGACGTCCGCTCGACAGACGGTGCGCGGAGGGTGCCTCATCGCGACACGCCGAGTTCATAGTCGCCGCCGATCACCAGGTACTCTCCCTCGCCCTTGAGCGGATGGGAGGTCATCAGCGTGTTGAAAAACAGGATTTTTTCACGCGGCACGCGCGCCGTCAGAATGACGTCGCCAAAGCAATCGGCAATCTCGCGCTCGGCCGTGAAGGAGGAAAGGCTGTTGAGTCGCATCACAATCCGACGCCGATCGATCCGCTGCCGGATAGCATGCTCGTTGAAGTCGTTGACGCCGCGATAAAGTGTCAGATGGGTTTCCGTCGGCGAGGCGAAGCGGACGAGCGCCCATTGGCAGAACTCGTAGAGCAGATCGAGCTGGGCCATGATCGAATTGTTATGGAAGCGGCTGGACATCTTCTCGGCGACATAGGTTGCCCAAGCAGCCGGTGCCTGCCGGACCAACCGCTCGCGATGAAACGTTGGGAAGATGCCGAAGCGGCTTTCCACCCAGCCCTTCAGCACCGCTCCCTCGGGGCTATTGCTGTCGTAGCCCCAGCCCTTGATCAGCCTCAGATAGGACGAGCGATAACGGCGTCGTTGCGTGGCGCTCCCCGGCTCGCGCTGCTCGCGATCGATGCCGAACATCGCCATCATGTAGGCGGCGAAGGCGTCTCCCGCCTCGGCAAGATCGGCGGCGAGCCCGAGCATCTCGAACAGGCCGCCGTTCATTTCCCGCACGCCGGAGATGTGAACGACCACCGGCCGGGCATTGAAGGCGACATCGGCGAGAAAGGGCGTCGACAACCCGACAAGATTGGTCGAATGGCCGATCAGGTCGCTATCAGGCGCCCCACCCATCTCTTCGCTGATCGTTGCTCCAGCCACGATGGAGGTCGCTCCACTATTCCAAGGTCTGCCGGAGATTCAGCTGCCGTCGATCGGTCGCAGTGCATCGCCAAGCGCCACGAATGGCCGACGCGGCGGCGTGGCCGGGCGAGCGGGATCGCGATCCTTCAGCACCTTGAACAGTCGCTTTTCCAGCGGCGAAGCGCCGGCCAGCTCTTTATAGGCGCGCTCCAGCATGGAGCGGGCGCGTGCGGCGGCTATGCTGTCGGGCAGCCCCTCCAGATCGTCACCGGCGAGCATCTCGCCCATGCGCTTCATGACGTGCAGGCGACAAACCGCCAGGCGCTCCGGGTCGAAGCGGACGCCGAGGGCGTCGAAAAAATCCTCGGCTGTGGATAGATGCCTCATCCTCTCCAGGATGTCAGCGGTGTCGGGAATGGGGCGGTCGATCGGACAGGACATGGCACCTCTCAGCAGAAGGATTTGCCGCAAGAGCAGCGGGAGGCAGCGTTAGGATTATCGAAGACGAAGCCCGATTGCTCGATGCCATCGACGAAGTCGACCACCAGGCCGCCGACATGCCGCTGGGTGAGTGCGTCGAGGTAGAGCCTGATACCATCCTGCTCCAGCACGAGATCTCCGGGGCGCTCGTCTCTCTCAAGGCCCATGCGATATTTCAAACCGGCGCAACCGCCGGCTTCAACGACGATACGCAGCCCCTCTGCCCGCTCGCCGGCCCCGGCGAGCGCGGTACGAACAGCATCAGCGGCGCTTTCGGTAAGTTCGATCATGGTCTCGTCCTTCGCGTTTCGGAAAACGAAGAGGTCCACATCCAAAGTGCATGAGGCATGCCAGCGACTAACCCATTGAAATGAAAAGGCGGGCACCCCGACATGTCGGAAACCCGACATGTCCTACGTTTCGGCTCAGGCGGCCTCCTCGATGCGCCGACGCAGATCGGCGAGGCGACTGAGGCCATCCTCGGCGCCGAAGCAATCAGTGAAGTCGGAGCAGACCGCGCAAGACGGCGCCGCGCACAGCGAGAAGCCCTCAGCCTCGCAGAGCACGCGGTAGAAATATTTCTTCCAGCGCATGTTGTGGGTATTGCCGGCGTGCAGCGTGCGGAAATGGCGGGCGAGCAGACGATTGAGCTCGCCGCGATCGTTCAGACCGAGATCCTGCCAGAGGTGGTCGGGCCGCATCGCCCGGCGGGCAATCAAGACGGCGAGCCATGCTGAGACGGGTTCTGGACCGGAGCGATGCGCCAACAGGAGATCGGCGAGGAGCATTTCCTCTTCCAAAGGGGCGCTCGGGGCGAGGCCATCGAGACCGACGGAGGCATAGCGGGGGAAGCGGCGGCTAATGAGCCTGCTGATTTCGGTAGGCGAGAGGCCAAGACCATCGGCACAGCGGACGCCCGGCGCTTCCGCTTCGGTCAGCGCCGAAGCGAGGATCGCAGCCAGCACGTGGCTGTCGAAAGCCTCCGCCTCATCCCGTGCTGGGAGGGCCGCGGCACGAAGCGTGGCATAGTGGTGGGCAAAGGTCGACGCCAGCATGTGTCACCTCCTTCAACTCTGTCAGAAACCCGACAAGGCGAAAGCTGCCCTGCCTGATTTCCGGGGTCGTTGAAGAAAGACAGCGCAAGGGCCGTGCCGAGATCAGTCGGCAAAGAAGCGGACGGCGACGTCGCGCGGGCGAGCGGTGTAGGGCCAGGAGGTGACGAGAAGATCGGCACCGGCTGCGACATAGGCCGGGGCATTGGTTGGATCGATGCCGCCGGCGGCAGCAAGACGGGCGCGTTTGCCCTTTGCCGGCAGGCGGCTGACCAATTCGGCAAGCGCCTCGGGTGTGAATTTCTCAAGCTGCACCACGTCGAAGCCAGCGATAGCAGCCTCAGCCGCCTCGTCAATAGTACTCACTTCGATGTTAAGCGCCTTCTCGGGCTGGGTCCGCCTAAGCCGGGCGGCAGTCTCTGAAAGGCTTTCACCAGCCAAAAACAAGCGGTGCTCAGGAAACACCAAGATGGTCTCCGACAAACCGTGGCGATGCAGGATGCCCCCACCAGCTCGGACGGCGAGCTGCGACAGGGCGCGGGCGCCTGGTACCGTTTTGCGTGTTGTGGCGACCGGAACAGGAGCTGCAGCGTCAACAACGGCGCGGGTGGCGGAGGCAATGCCCGAGAGGATTTCAAGAAGCGTCTGCGCCGCTTTCCACGCGCGGTGCAGATCGGCGGCCGACCCGCATGCGTCCAGGATCGGGGCTCCGGCGGAAAGCCGATCTCCATCGTGGGCATAACGGACAACGGTAAGGCCATCCACCATTTTCAGTGCGACCTCGACGCCGGCAAGCACCATGTCATAGCGCGCCGCGAAGGTCATGCGACCGCGACGATCGCCGATACCAAGAGCATCGGTGGTGAGGTCGCCGGCCGGTACATCCTCCGCCAACAGGCGATCGATGTCGGCGCGCGAAATCACAGTTCTATTCCGATCATTACGTCGGACGCCTTGATGATGGCGGCGGCTTCCAGACCGACCATCAGCCCCAGATCGTCGGCTGCCTCATTGGTGATCGAGGCGGTGACGACCATGCCCTCAACGATCTCGACCTTGACGTGAGTGGTGGTGGCGCCCCTGGTAAGGGCCACCACCTTGCCTTTCAGGATGTTACGCGCCGAAAGCCGCATGGCCGTCTCCGTGGTCTCGTGAAACCTTGTTTCGTTATATAGCTACGATAATAACGTTCAAGGCAATTGGCCCGCCCCTTGCGAGGCGCACCCCGTTGCAGCCCGCATCCGACAGGGAGCCCCTGATGACCCGCCGCCTGCTCGACCGCTTTCCCGCCCTCGACCCCGCCAGCATCAATGCTTCCGAACTCGCGGCGATCGTTTTCGAGGAAGGAGCCTCGGTCGATCATCTCATCGCCTTTTTCGCCGACGAGCTTCAAACGGCGGGGCGGCAGGTCGGAGGCATTCTCCACTTACCCGACGATGAGGAGCCCCCAAGCAGAGACACGACTGTGGTCGATCTCGTTGCCGGCGATCACTGGCTGGAATCGCGAGCAACGATCGACCCGGTCGGACTTGCCGTGACGACACGGCGCATTCTCTCGGCCATTGAGGCCCGCGCCGATCTTGCTGTCATACCCCGCTTCGGCGTAGCCGAAATCGCTGGCGGCGGCTATGCCGACGCCTTCGGCACGCTTGCCGCCTTCGGCCTTCCTGTCCTGACGGCGGTCCGGCGGGAGGACGTAGAAGCTTGGCTGCGGTTCACTGGCGGGATCGGCACGCTGCTCGCCTGCCGCCTGCGCGTGGTGCGCGGCTGGTGGCAGGAGACCGATGACCGGCGGCAGAAGATACTCGCCCGCGCGGCAGCGGAAAGCGGCAATGTCGTGCCGCTCTTGCCGACTTTCGGATGAAGGAAAGCACTGACCGCGTTATGCCGCCAGCTTGTCGGGCGCGACATGGCTCTGGCAGTTCTTCGGGCAGACGCGGGCGCAGGCGTTGCAGCCGATGCAGGCGCCGTCGTTGTCAGCGACCATGATCTTGCGATTGAGCTCGCCATCGAAATCGTCGTCGTCGTCCTCGACCACCTTGCCAAGGATTTCGCCGTCCTCATCGACGCCGTAGAGGTGCATGACGTCGCGATCGCAGACCTTGAAGCAGCGGGCGCAGCCGATGCACGCGTCGCCATTGATCGAGACGAGAAACAGCGGCGTCCAGGGACTGCCGTCGCGGGTGGTGTAGTCGGCCATCAATATCTCCAGCTCGCATGGTTCGGGGTCGATAGCGTCAGAGGTCTGCAACCTCGGGGAAACGGCCGATCATGGCGGTGGCCTCGTCGACCATCTTGCCGCCGGCGGTGGCCAGCGCCGCGAAATCATCGAAGCCGAAGCGATGGACGTCGCGCAGCGTCTTGGAGATCACCACCAGGCGACCGGCGGTGAGCAGCACGCGACCGAAGCCCTCGTGATTGAGTTTCAGGATCGGCGAGGCAACTCGGCCGGTTGCCTGTTCGACCGCGAGACCGACGGCACCATAGAAGGCCTCGACACGGTCGATGATGTCGGGATCAGGGTCGTCGATGATCGGCCGCGCCCGTCTTTCCTCGCGGCTGACCACGAACTCGGCCAGTACTTCGGCGTCGGACTTGCGTTCCCAGACACCGTGACTGTCGGCGGCGCGGACGAGGCTGGCCAGCATCTTCACGAAGGGATGGTCGGTGGCGGCAGGCGCTGCGGCGGCTATGTCACTCATGCTCCGTCATCCTCGAAATCGGGTCTGGGGGCGCCGACACCGGCTGCCTCAAGCACCTTGCGCAGCCAGGGGGGCGGGCTGCCGGTCAGCATGGCGCGCACCTTTTCCAGCACATCCTCGATGGTTGCCGGCTGCGCCTTGATCGGATGGATGCGGCTCGCCACCGCCTTGGCAGCGGCCGGACCACCGATGGCCAGGCAGAACAGCAGGTGGCATCCGGCGAGCGCGTCCACCTTCGGCGTGATGCGATCGTCGCCTTCGGCGCGGTGCGTGCCGTCGCCTTCGGTGTTGCCCTCGAACTCGACGGCCTCGACGAAGCTCCAGCCGGAGGGTGTCACGTCATAGACGGCAAACTTGGGCGCCGAGCCGAAGTGGGCGTTGAGCCCCTTGAGATCGTTGGAAGCAATGGCGACGCGCACCGCGCCGAGCGGCGGGGTGGCGTCGTGCGCCGCGTCAGTGTCGACGAGGCTCAGGCGACGGACGGCTGTCATGAGGTGTCTCCCGGTTGCGGAGCGGATTGAGGCTTTCAGGGGTCGAAGGGTGGTGGTCGGTGGCAATCAGAGTGTTCGCCACCTCGAAGATGAGGTCGCGCGTGCCCTCGTAGAGGGCGCCGCGGCGATGCTGGGCGCCTAGCCGATCGAAGATCGGGAAGCCGACCCGAAACAGCGGGATGCCCAGCCTTTCCGACGCCTGTCGGCCGTGGGCGTGACTGACCAGCAGATCGGCGCCACCCGCGCGCGCTTCAAAGTCGCCAAGATCGCCGACCATCACCTCGGCTGGCACGGCGTCCAGGCAGGGATTGTCCGCCGTCGATGCGATGGCGACGGGGATCTCGGCGCCCATCTCGGTAAAGAAGCTCGCCATCTGGTAGAGAAGGTCCGGCTCGGCGGCGACAGCTATCTTGCGGCCACCGAAGTGGAAATGGCCGTCCAGCATGGCATCCTGAAGCTGCGATCGGCGACGGCGGATCGAAGCGGGTACCGGCCGGCCGGAGAGTCGGGCAAGCAGGGATATAAAGCGATCGGTAGCGGCAAGGCCGGTCAGGGTTGGCAGCAGCGTATAGGCAAGGCCGGTTTTCCGGCGTAGCGCCTCGGCCGGGTGGCGCATGTGTTCACCGATGGCAACACAATGGCAGGCGGCGCCCAAGGATTCGATATCGGCGATCGGGGTGCCGCCATAGGTGGAGGGGATCCAGCGATCCGGCACCGTGCCGTCGAGCGAACCGGAGATATCCGGCAGGATCACCGGTGTGAGACCGAAAGCCTCGACCGTCTGCCGCAACGTCTCGATGTCGCCGACCGTGAAGTGGCTTGGCGCGAGGATAACAAGGCGTTCGGGATCGCGGCGGGTCGCCGGTCGGGTCAACGTCTCGATCATCGCCGTGACGGCAGCGCTCCAACCCTCCTCGATCGAGCCCTTGAAATCGGGGGTTCCGGCGAGAACGACATGGCAATCGCCGAGTTCGTCGGCGCGGCGGTTCCGGATCGCGGCTAGGTCGGCGGCGAAATCCTCACCACGTGTCTCGACCAGCGCCGTGGTGCAGACGCCGATCAGCTTGGGGTTGGCGCGTGTTCGGATATTGACGATGGCTTCCTCAAGATGATCGGCGCCACCCAGCACCGTCGATATCTCGTTCATCGCCGTCGTCTGGATCGGGATGGTTTCCTTGAAATGGCGGACGAACAGCACCAGCGCAAAGGCCGTGCAGCCTTGGCTCCCATGAAGAAGCGGTATGGCGCCCTCGATGCCGAGGAAAGCATAGGCGGCACCGAGTGGCTGCGACGACTTCAGCGGATTGGTGGAGAGGGAGCGGACTTCGTTTGCTGGCATCACCATCTCCTCAGCAATCGTCGGCGTCTTCAAGGGCGCCGCTGGCGAACTTGCGGAAGCTGTGGGCGACCTCGACGGGTGTGTCGGTGACATCGAGGAGCCGCCCTGCCTCGTCCCATGGCGCAGGCACGCGCAGGGCCGGGAAAACCGGGCTGTTGACCGCGAGATCGATCCGCTTGAGCAGCTCGACGATGCCCTCGTAACCAGCGTAGGGGTGATGGCGCTCCTGGTTGACATCGAGCCACGGAGTTTTCGCCTTCAGAGCGATGAACTGCGTGCGGCCGCCCGACAGCATGATGTCGGCCTCGCCGTCGGCCAGCATGCGGTAGATCTCACGCGGCGCCAGACGATCGAACAGGTGCTTTTCGTCCTTCAGCGCGGCGAGCGCACGCGCCTTGTCCTCCTCGGTCGACTTCTTGATCGACGTGCGGATGACTTCCATGCCGGCTTCCTGCAGAGCGTTGACCACCGACCAACTCTTGACGCCGCCGGTGTTGAGTAACACCCGCTTGCCGGCGAGCCGGGGCTTCAGCGGCGCGATGCGCTGCCAGGCGATCGCTTCCTCGCGAGCGATCAGCGCCTCGGCCCGATCAAGGAGTTCGGCGGGAGCACCTTCTTCCACTAGGAGACCACAGATGCCGCGAATAGCGGCCGAGGTGTCGGAAATGCCGTAGAAGGAGCCCTCGAAATACGGGATGCCCCATCTCTCCTGCATGCCGCGCGCGAGATTGATGAGCGCCGACGAGCAGACCATCATGTTGGCCTTGACCCGATGCGCGGTGGCGATGTCGCGATAGCGAGCATCGCCGGGGATGACGGCGCGCAGGCGGATGCCGAGCTCTTCGAGCAGCGGCTTCACGAACCAGAACTCGCCGACGAGATTGTATTCGCCGAGGATGTTGACATCATAGGGGGTGACGTCGTCCGGCTCGATCGTGCCGACGATGTGGTCGAGAAGCGTCTGGCCGGCCAGGCGGTTGCCAAGGTTCTTCGAGCCGACAAAGCCCGGCGCCTCAACAGGAACGACCGGCCGCTCGAAGCGCTCGCTGGCGCGTTTGCAGACGGCAACGATATCGTCGCCGATCAGCGCGGTGACGCAAGTGGAATAGACGAACACGGCCGGCGGATCGTGCCGCTCGACGATCGTCCGGATCGCCTTGAACAGCTTCTTCTCGCCATTGCCCATGACGATGTCGAGCTCGCTGAGGTCGGTGGTGAACGACCGCCGCCATAGATCTGAGCCGGACGAGGCGGCGTGGCGATTGTCCCAGGAGTTACCCTCGCAGGCGAGAGGGCCGTGAACGAGATGGGCGACGTCTGTCACCGGCTGTAATACGATCTTGGCGCCGTCGAAGGCGCAGCCGCCGGCCGCCGCGCCGGGCGTCAGCGGCTTCGAGCAGCCCTTGCGGCGCACCGTTTCGGACTTCTCCCGATTGGTCGGGCAAGCCGGCTCGTCGAAGACGGTGGCAATCCTGGCCTTGAGGGACATCGGCGCCTCCAAGATGTTTCGATTACTTTGAAGTTCGCAAGCCGCATGCCAGTGGATGAAGAACCCATATCCAACTGAAATTGCGTCACTTTCCGGTATGACCCGTGATTTCCGCCCAAGCCCTGCAAAGCGATGATGGCGGCCCGACACGCCATTGTCGGGTTTGCGACGAGCCACGTTGAGCCTAACGAAATGGCCGGCTCCGCTGCCGGGGCCGGCCTTCGCTTTTTCCGTCGAAACGGACGTCAGCGTGTCAGGTCGAAGGAGATATCGGTGTCGCCGGCGATGTTGGTCTCGGCATCGAGCTTGTCGAACAGCTTGTCGAGGATGGTGGTCAGGACGCGGAGACCACCCTGGTAGCCGATCACCGGGAAGCGGTGATGATGGTGACGATCGAAGATCGGGAAGGTCAGGCGGATCAACGGCGTTCCAGTGTCGCGTTCGAGATACTTGCCATGGCTGTTGCCTATCACGAAGTCGACCGGTTCGGTGAACAGCAGCGAGCGCAGGTGCCAGAGATCCTTGTGCTCATGCGCCTTGCAGTCCTTGCCGAAGGGCGAGCTGTCGAACAGCTTGCGCATGTTCTCGGCCCACTCCTTGCCGCCGTTGGTGGAGAGGCAATGGACGGGCTCGCCGCCGGTCTCGAGAATGAAGCGAGCCATCGCCTGGACAAAATCGGGATCACCGAAGATGGCGTAGCGCTTGCCGTGCAGATAGGCCTGACTGTCGGCCATGGCGTCCACAAGGCGGCCGCGCTCGAGGCGAAGCGCCTCGGGAATAGCCTTGCCGGACAGGGACGAGATCTTCATGAGAAGCTCGTCGGTGGCACGGATGCCGAGGGGATAGTGGAAGCTCGCCGTCTCCTGGCCGACATTCGCGGCATAGTCCAGCGTCTTGCGGCTGTTCCAATGCTGCAGCGCGATGGTCGCCTTCGCCCCCTTGGCCGCCTTCAGCTCGTCGATGGTGGTCCCACCGTCATACATGCGATATTCGCCGTCCGACGGAGTGTCGAACTGGTCGGCGGCATCGCCAATGAAGGTATAGCTGACGCCCATCAGGCCCAGGATGCGAGCAAGCTCGCGATTGTTGCCGACGCAGAAGCCATCGAAGCCCGGGACGATGTTGATGGTCTCGGACGAGCCGGCAACCGCCGCATTGTCCTTCCAGAAATGCTCGAGGATGCCCTTGATGGAGTTGTCATAGCCATCAATGTGGCTGCCGACGAAGGACGGCGTATGGGCGAAGGGCACGTCGAAGTCTTCAGGTACCGACCCCTTGGCCTTGGCGGTGCCGATGAAGCCGTGCAAGTCGTCGCCAATCACCTCGGCCATGCAGGTGGTCGAAACGGTGATCATCTTCGGCTGGTACAGCGCATAGCAGTTGGCGAGGCCATCGACCATGTTGTTGAGGCCGCCGAACACCGCCGCGTCCTCGGTCATCGACGAGGAGACCGCCGTGCAGGGTTCCTTGAAGTGACGGGAGAGATGCGAGCGGAAATAGGCAGCGCAACCCTGCGAGCCATGCACGAAGCTCATGGTCTTCTCGAAGCCGGCGGCGGCGAATACCGCGCCGAGCGGCTGGCAGGCCTTGGCCGGGTTGATCACCAGCGCCTCACGGGCGAAGTTCTTTTCCCGGTACTCCCAACCCTTGGTGTATTCGCCCTGAAGCGCCGTGGCGTCGATGCTGGCGGCACCGTCGCAAGCCTTCTTGCGGGCGAACATTTCCTGATATTCCGGCTCGCGGAACAAGGGGCCGTGGTCGAGGATCTTCTCTGCTGACTGGGGCATTGTCTGACCTCATCGCCCGCGCCGCGCCATACGGCGGCCAGACGGGCATAGGAGTATCGGTCACGCGGAACGCGTGGTGAAAGGATCGGCTTTTGGGGAGCCCCCTCCCCTTCCCGGGAGGGAGCATCAGGTCATTCGGCGGCGGCGAGGAGTTCGCCACCATCGGTCCAAGGCGCGTCGAACAGGGCCCAGACCGGATTGTTGATGGCGAGATCCATGTCGCGGGCGAAGATGGCAAAGCCATCGTAGCCGTGGTACGGGCCCGAATAGTCCCAGGAATGCATCTGGCGGAACGGGATACCCATCTTCTGGACCGGATACTTTTCCTTGATGCCCGAGCCGACCAGATCCGGACGGATCTTCTCGACGAACTTCTCCAACTCGTAGCCGGTGACGTCGTCGTAGATCAGCGTGCCCGGCTTGGCGTAGTGGCCGGTGCGCTGGTAGTCGTCGTTATGGCCGAACTCGTAGCCCGTGCCGGCGATCTCCATGCCGAGATCCTCATAGGCGGTCATGACGTGGCGCGGCCGGAGGCCGCCGACGTAAAGCATGACTTTCTTGCCCTTGAGGCGCGGGCCAAATTTTTCCAGAATGCTATCGACTAGCGGCTTGTACTTGGCGATGACCTCCTCGGCCTTCGCCTCGATCTCCGGGCCGAAGTGCTTGGCGATCTTGCGCAAGCTGGCGGCGATCTGCGACGGGCCGAAGAAGTTGTATTCCATCCAGGGGATACCGTACTTCTCTTCCATGTGCCGGCAGATGTAGTTCATCGAGCGGTAGCAGTGGATGAGGTTGAGCTTGGCCTTGGGCGCACGCTCCATCTCGGCGAGCGTGGCATCGCCCGACCAGTTGCCACAGATGCGAAGCCCCATCTCTTCGAGGAGGCGGCGTGAAGCCCAGGCGTCGCCGCCGATGTTGTAGTCGCCGACGATGTTGACATCGTAGGGGCCGGCTTCCCACTCGGCCTCGGCGCTCTTGTCGAGCACCCAGTCGCGGATGGCGTCGTTGGCGATATGGTGACCGAGCGACTGCGACACGCCACGAAAGCCCTCGCAGCGGACGGGAACGATGGTCTTGCCAATTTCCTTGCCCTTGCGGCGGGAGACGGCTTCGATGTCGTCGCCGATCAGGCCGATCGGGCATTCGGACTGCACCGAGATGCCGCCGTTCAGCGGGAACATCTGCTCGATCTCGTCGATCACCTTGTCCAGCTTCTTGTCACCGCCGAAGACGATGTCCTTCTCCTGGAAGTCAGAGGTAATCTGCATGGTGCCGAAGGCGTCGATGCCGGTGGTGCCGACATAGTAGTTGCGGCGCTGGGACCAGGAATACTGGCCACAGCCGACCGGGCCATGGCTGATATGGACCATGTCCTTGACCGGTCCCCACACCACGCCCTTGGAGCCGGCGTAGGCACAGCCGCGGATGGTCATGACGCCGGGGATCGACTTGATGTTGGACTTGACGTCGCACTCGGTGAGAAGAGGCCCTTCCTCGCCGACAGGGGCGTCCGAGACCGCCTCGACTGCCTTGGCAACGGCGAGATGCTTCTTGCGCCGCTTGGCGAACTTTTCGGGGTACTGGGCGAGGACCTCGGTGATGTACTGCTCGTGGGCCTTGCCGTCGTTTTCGTAACTGTCGCTCATGGACTTGTCCTCGCGGAAGGGGAAGGGAAACAGCGCGGATACCAGGGTCAAGGCCCGGTACCCGCGCGCCCTCCCCAGGGATCAGGCGGGAACCGCGGCCTGGCGGGCGGCTTCCTTGGCAGCGAGCTCAGCGATCATCTGCTCGTCGGTTTTCATGATGCCGAAGTCCAGCAGCATGTCCTCAAGCTCTTCCATGGTGATCGGCGTCGGAATGGTGCCCTTGCCGCCGTTGGCGTGGATCTTGGTGGCGAGCTGGCGATATTCCTCGGCCTGATCGGACTCCGGCGCGTACTGGATGACGGTCTGCTTGCGCAGTTCGGCATGCTGGACGATGTTGTGGCGCGGCACGAAGTGGATCAGCTTGGTATTGATGCGCTTGGCAAGCGCCTCGGCAAGGTCGACCTCGCGGTCGGTCTGGCGCTCGTTGCAGATCAGGCCACCGAGGCGAACACCACCAGTGTTGGCGTATTTCAGGATGCCTTTGGCGATGTTGTTGGCGGCGTAGAGCGCCATCATCTCGCCGGACATGACGATGTAGATTTCCTGCGCCTTGTTCTCGCGGATCGGCATGGCAAAGCCGCCGCACACCACGTCGCCGAGTACGTCGTAGGAGACGTAGTCGACGTCTTCGTAGGCGCCGTTCTCCTCAAGGAAATTGATGGAGGTGATGACGCCGCGGCCGGCGCAGCCGACGCCCGGCTCCGGGCCGCCGGATTCGACGCACTTGATGCCCTTGTAGCCGAGCTTCAGCACGTCCTCGAGCTCAAGGTCCTCGACCGAGCCCTTTTCGGCGGCGAGGTGGAGGACGGTGTCCTGGGCCTTGGCGTTGAGGATCAGGCGGGTCGAGTCGGCCTTGGGGTCGCAGCCGACGATGAGCACCCTCTGCCCCATCTCGACGAGGGCAGCGAGCGTGTTCTGGGAGGTGGTGGACTTGCCGATGCCACCCTTGCCGTAAAAGGCGATCTGGCGGAGTGCAGCCATGGTCATGGTTCCTTGTCTTGCAAAAAGCACCGGGAGGGGATGCCAATTCGGTCGGCAGCGACGGGCTGCCTCACGACGTCTTAATTTCAAGGGCCGTGCCAAGTGGCCATTTGAAAAGAAAATATAATACTTTCATTGTCTTAAAGGAAAACAGCTCATGATGAGAGCGGGGACAGGGGCTGTCGCGGGTCCGACAAAAGTCGACAGTCAATGTCGGAAGAAGGCACGTCGGCGTCATGAAAAAGGCCGCCCCGAAGGGCGGCCAGATGGGGCGGACGGAGGGGAGTCGAACACGATGTCCGCCCAAGGGATCAGCCGGCGAGGAGCTGTGTTGCCTCCACGAGCGGCATGTCGATCAACGCAATGCCCTCGGCGGCGAGGAAGCGCCGCTCGTTCAAACTCAGGCGATCGGCCTCTGCCACGCAGGCATGCGGACCGGCCGATCGCTTGAGGATCTGTCGGGCGTAGGTCCGCAGCATCTGGTCGTGGAAGCGACAACCCAGAAACAGGAAGCCGCGCGTCGCCCTCCGTGTCCGAACCTCCTCCGGAATCGGCGTCTGGATGTCGATCTCGGTCAGCACCTCGACATAATCGCTGTCGGAAACCAGCACATCGCCTTCCGGCCGAATGCCACCGTGCGGCGTGTAGACCAGCGTATGGGCACCGTCCGGCTCGGCGGCGCGACCGGCGTGGTCGA is part of the Pleomorphomonas sp. PLEO genome and encodes:
- the nifN gene encoding nitrogenase iron-molybdenum cofactor biosynthesis protein NifN, whose product is MVMPANEVRSLSTNPLKSSQPLGAAYAFLGIEGAIPLLHGSQGCTAFALVLFVRHFKETIPIQTTAMNEISTVLGGADHLEEAIVNIRTRANPKLIGVCTTALVETRGEDFAADLAAIRNRRADELGDCHVVLAGTPDFKGSIEEGWSAAVTAMIETLTRPATRRDPERLVILAPSHFTVGDIETLRQTVEAFGLTPVILPDISGSLDGTVPDRWIPSTYGGTPIADIESLGAACHCVAIGEHMRHPAEALRRKTGLAYTLLPTLTGLAATDRFISLLARLSGRPVPASIRRRRSQLQDAMLDGHFHFGGRKIAVAAEPDLLYQMASFFTEMGAEIPVAIASTADNPCLDAVPAEVMVGDLGDFEARAGGADLLVSHAHGRQASERLGIPLFRVGFPIFDRLGAQHRRGALYEGTRDLIFEVANTLIATDHHPSTPESLNPLRNRETPHDSRPSPEPRRH
- the nifE gene encoding nitrogenase iron-molybdenum cofactor biosynthesis protein NifE, which encodes MSLKARIATVFDEPACPTNREKSETVRRKGCSKPLTPGAAAGGCAFDGAKIVLQPVTDVAHLVHGPLACEGNSWDNRHAASSGSDLWRRSFTTDLSELDIVMGNGEKKLFKAIRTIVERHDPPAVFVYSTCVTALIGDDIVAVCKRASERFERPVVPVEAPGFVGSKNLGNRLAGQTLLDHIVGTIEPDDVTPYDVNILGEYNLVGEFWFVKPLLEELGIRLRAVIPGDARYRDIATAHRVKANMMVCSSALINLARGMQERWGIPYFEGSFYGISDTSAAIRGICGLLVEEGAPAELLDRAEALIAREEAIAWQRIAPLKPRLAGKRVLLNTGGVKSWSVVNALQEAGMEVIRTSIKKSTEEDKARALAALKDEKHLFDRLAPREIYRMLADGEADIMLSGGRTQFIALKAKTPWLDVNQERHHPYAGYEGIVELLKRIDLAVNSPVFPALRVPAPWDEAGRLLDVTDTPVEVAHSFRKFASGALEDADDC
- the nifK gene encoding nitrogenase molybdenum-iron protein subunit beta, with product MPQSAEKILDHGPLFREPEYQEMFARKKACDGAASIDATALQGEYTKGWEYREKNFAREALVINPAKACQPLGAVFAAAGFEKTMSFVHGSQGCAAYFRSHLSRHFKEPCTAVSSSMTEDAAVFGGLNNMVDGLANCYALYQPKMITVSTTCMAEVIGDDLHGFIGTAKAKGSVPEDFDVPFAHTPSFVGSHIDGYDNSIKGILEHFWKDNAAVAGSSETINIVPGFDGFCVGNNRELARILGLMGVSYTFIGDAADQFDTPSDGEYRMYDGGTTIDELKAAKGAKATIALQHWNSRKTLDYAANVGQETASFHYPLGIRATDELLMKISSLSGKAIPEALRLERGRLVDAMADSQAYLHGKRYAIFGDPDFVQAMARFILETGGEPVHCLSTNGGKEWAENMRKLFDSSPFGKDCKAHEHKDLWHLRSLLFTEPVDFVIGNSHGKYLERDTGTPLIRLTFPIFDRHHHHRFPVIGYQGGLRVLTTILDKLFDKLDAETNIAGDTDISFDLTR
- the nifD gene encoding nitrogenase molybdenum-iron protein alpha chain — protein: MSDSYENDGKAHEQYITEVLAQYPEKFAKRRKKHLAVAKAVEAVSDAPVGEEGPLLTECDVKSNIKSIPGVMTIRGCAYAGSKGVVWGPVKDMVHISHGPVGCGQYSWSQRRNYYVGTTGIDAFGTMQITSDFQEKDIVFGGDKKLDKVIDEIEQMFPLNGGISVQSECPIGLIGDDIEAVSRRKGKEIGKTIVPVRCEGFRGVSQSLGHHIANDAIRDWVLDKSAEAEWEAGPYDVNIVGDYNIGGDAWASRRLLEEMGLRICGNWSGDATLAEMERAPKAKLNLIHCYRSMNYICRHMEEKYGIPWMEYNFFGPSQIAASLRKIAKHFGPEIEAKAEEVIAKYKPLVDSILEKFGPRLKGKKVMLYVGGLRPRHVMTAYEDLGMEIAGTGYEFGHNDDYQRTGHYAKPGTLIYDDVTGYELEKFVEKIRPDLVGSGIKEKYPVQKMGIPFRQMHSWDYSGPYHGYDGFAIFARDMDLAINNPVWALFDAPWTDGGELLAAAE